One Paracidovorax avenae ATCC 19860 genomic region harbors:
- a CDS encoding flagellar basal body-associated FliL family protein, with protein sequence MSASPPAAAAAKPKSKKLVLIIAIVAVLVLAGGGAAWFLLSKRSHADEDEEGGGGHAKAAQAEHKEKVAPTFLPIENMVVNLADTGGERFAQIGITLELADAKTSDQVKQYLPSIRSAILMLVSQRTSQELLSRDGKEKLAVDIRREVSKPLGYTVPKPRKRPASDEEDDGEEAPRPKADNNPVRQVLFSSFIIQ encoded by the coding sequence GTGTCTGCCTCCCCCCCTGCCGCAGCCGCCGCCAAGCCGAAAAGCAAGAAGCTGGTCCTCATCATCGCCATCGTCGCGGTGCTGGTGCTGGCTGGCGGTGGCGCAGCCTGGTTCCTCCTCTCCAAGCGCAGCCATGCCGACGAAGACGAAGAGGGCGGCGGCGGCCATGCCAAGGCCGCGCAGGCCGAGCACAAGGAAAAGGTGGCGCCCACCTTCCTGCCTATCGAGAACATGGTGGTGAACCTCGCCGACACCGGCGGCGAGCGGTTCGCCCAGATCGGCATCACGCTGGAGCTGGCGGATGCCAAGACGTCCGACCAGGTCAAACAGTACCTGCCCAGCATCCGCAGCGCGATCCTGATGCTGGTGTCGCAGCGCACCTCCCAGGAGCTCCTCAGCCGCGACGGCAAGGAGAAGCTGGCCGTGGACATCCGCCGCGAGGTATCCAAACCCCTGGGCTACACCGTGCCCAAGCCGCGCAAGCGGCCCGCCAGCGACGAGGAAGACGACGGCGAAGAGGCTCCGCGCCCGAAGGCCGACAACAATCCCGTGCGACAGGTG